In one window of Arachis ipaensis cultivar K30076 chromosome B06, Araip1.1, whole genome shotgun sequence DNA:
- the LOC107604869 gene encoding probable alpha-mannosidase At5g13980 isoform X1, which translates to MANELLILFLGTILFLCVESKYIAYNTSQGVVPGKLNVHLVAHTHDDVGWLKTVDQYYVGSNNSIQGACVQNVLDSVVQALLADKNRKFIYVEQAFFQRWWRDQSEAAQDSVKKLVSSGQLEFINGGMCMHDEASTHYIDMIDQTTLGHRFIKEEFGVTPRVGWQIDPFGHSAVQAYLLGAEVGFDSLFFGRIDYQDRAKRKREKSLEVIWQGSKSFGSSSQIFAGAFPENYEPPPGGFYFEVNDVSPVIQDNLDLFDYNVEDRVNDFVTAALSQANITRTNHIMWTMGTDFKYQYAHTWFRQLDKFIHYVNKDGRVNALYSTPSIYTDAKYATNETWPIKTDDYFPYADNANAYWTGYFTSRPAIKRYVRLMSGYYLAARQLEFFSGRMNSGPNTDSLADALAIAQHHDAVTGTEQQHVANDYSKRLAIGYKEAEQLVSSTLACLVESTLPAGCQNPVTMFQQCPLLNISYCPASEVDLSHGKNLVIIVYNSLAWRRNEVIRIPVIDDNVAVHDSNGTEIESQLLPQAEVFEGLRNFYVKAYLGHTPPNTPKYWLAFTVSVPPLGFSTYTVSTAKRTGSTKSSVNTYQSNEKARFEVGQGNLKLTFSTDEETHSNYVNIRSMMDKQVEQKYLYYSGYNGSHQKDPQNSGAYIFRPNGTYFINHERQVPFTVLHGPLLDEVHQQINPWIYQITRLHKEKEHVEVEFIVGPIPIEDGTGKEVATKISTALSSKKTFYTDSNGRDFIKRIRDFRTDWDLEVNQPIAGNYYPINLGIYIKDNKTEFSVLVDRSVGGSSLEDGQIELMVHRRLLLDDSKGVAEALNETDCVADDCRGLTVQGKFYYRIDPLGEGAKWRRTFGQEIYSPLLLAFSEKDDKDDWMNSHVPTFSGMDSSYTLPDNIAMITLQELDDGAVLLRLAHLYEIGEDKDLSVKTSVELKKLFPEKKIKEVKEMSLSANQERTEMEKKRFAWKVKGSFGDEHVLSRGGPVDQKELAVELAPMEIRTFIIYFDDNDMPNLLSDA; encoded by the exons CAAGCTCTTTTGGCTGATAAGAATCGAAAGTTTATCTACGTTGAGCAA GCCTTTTTCCAGAGATGGTGGAGAGATCAGAGTGAGGCTGCTCAGGATAGTGTAAAGAAACTCGTTAGTTCGGGTCAACTAGAGTTCAT AAATGGAGGCATGTGTATGCATGATGAAGCATCAACTCATTACATAGACATGATTGATCAGACTACACTTGGACATCGGTTTATTAAAGAGGAGTTTGGTGTGACTCCTAGAGTTGGTTGGCAAATCGATCCCTTTGGACATTCTGCTGTGCAGGCTTACTTATTGGGAGCTGAA GTTGGCtttgactcacttttctttggtCGGATAGATTACCAAGATAGGGCTAAGCGCAAAAGGGAGAAGAGTCTTGAGGTCATATGGCAGGGTAGTAAGAGCTTTGGCTCATCATCCCAG ATCTTCGCAGGTGCTTTCCCTGAGAATTATGAGCCACCACCTGGTGGATTTTACTTTGAAGTTAATGATGTTTCAccagtaattcaa GATAATCTGGATTTGTTTGACTACAATGTTGAAGATCGAGTGAATGACTTTGTTACTGCTGCATTGTCACAG GCAAACATAACTCGAACAAATCATATAATGTGGACGATGGGAACTGATTTTAAGTATCAATATGCACATACATGGTTCCGACAGCTTGACAAGTTTATTCATTATGTCAACAAG GATGGACGTGTCAATGCTTTGTACTCTACACCATCCATATATACGGATGCAAAATATGCTACAAATGAGACGTGGCCAATCAAGACTGATGATTACTTCCC ttatgcaGATAATGCAAATGCTTACTGGACTGGATACTTTACCAGTAGGCCAGCTATCAAGCGCTATGTCAGATTAATGAGTGGCTATTATTTG GCTGCAAGACAACTAGAATTTTTTAGTGGGAGAATGAATTCAGGGCCAAATACAGACTCATTAGCTGATGCTTTGGCAATTGCTCAACATCATGATGCTGTCACTGGCACAGAACAGCAGCATGTGGCAAATGATTATTCGAAACGATTGGCAATAGGCTACAAGGAG GCAGAGCAATTGGTTTCATCAACACTGGCATGCTTGGTTGAGTCAACATTGCCCGCTGGATGTCAGAACCCAGTTACAATGTTTCAACAA TGTCCACTTTTGAATATAAGTTATTGTCCTGCATCAGAAGTTGATCTCAGTCATGGAAAGAATTTG GTTATTATTGTTTACAACTCTCTTGCTTGGAGGAGGAACGAAGTGATTCGAATTCCT GTTATTGATGACAATGTTGCGGTTCATGACTCTAATGGCACAGAAATAGAATCTCAACTTCTTCCTCAAGCTGAGGTCTTTGAAGGCTTAAGAAACTTTTATGTCAAGGCATATTTGGGACACACTCCACCCAACACACCCAAATATTGGCTTGCGTTCACAGTTTCAGTACCTCCACTTGGTTTTAGCACATACACTGTCTCAACTGCCAAAAGAACAG GTTCAACCAAATCATCAGTAAATACATATCAAAGTAATGAAAAGGCGAGGTTTGAAGTTGGTCAAGGGAACTTGAAACTTACATTCTCTACAGATGAAGAAACACACAGCAATTATGTTAATATAAGAAGCATG ATGGACAAACAAGTTGAACAGAAGTACCTTTACTACTCAGGATATAATGGAAGTCATCAAAAGGATCCACAG AATTCTGGGGCATATATTTTTCGTCCAAATGGCACATATTTCATCAACCATGAAAGACAG GTTCCTTTTACTGTTTTGCATGGACCATTGCTTGATGAAGTGCATCAACAAATCAACCCATGGATATATCAG ATTACCAGGCTACACAAAGAAAAGGAGCATGTTGAAGTAGAGTTTATT GTTGGCCCTATACCTATTGAAGATGGAACTGGTAAAGAAGTTGCCACTAAGATTTCAACTGCTTTAAGCAGCAAGAAAACATTTTACACAGATTCTAATGGTCGCGATTTTATCAAAAGG ATACGTGACTTCAGAACAGACTGGGATCTGGAAGTGAACCAGCCCATTGCAGGAAATTATTACCCT ATTAATCTAGGGATATATATAAAAGATAATAAGACAGAATTCTCAGTTTTGGTGGATAGATCTGTTGGAGGATCTAGCCTAGAAGATGGACAAATAGAACTGATGGTCCACAG GCGATTGCTACTTGATGATTCAAAAGGCGTTGCAGAGGCTCTAAATGAAACAGACTGCGTCGCTGATGATTGCAGGGGCCTAACT GTCCAAGGTAAATTTTACTACAGGATAGATCCCTTGGGTGAGGGTGCAAAGTGGCGCCGAACTTTTGGTCAGGAGATATATTCTCCTCTTCTATTAGCTTTCTCTGAAAAG GATGATAAAGATGATTGGATGAATTCCCATGTGCCAACATTTTCAGGAATGGATTCTTCATATACATTGCCTGATAACATTGCAATGATAACATTACAG GAACTTGATGATGGGGCAGTTTTGCTTCGGTTAGCACATCTATATGAG ATTGGAGAAGATAAGGATCTCTCTGTAAAGACAAGTGTAGAGCTGAAAAAACTCTTCCCTGAAAAGAAG ATCAAAGAGGTGAAAGAGATGAGCTTGTCAGCCAATCAAGAAAGGACAGAAATGGAGAAGAAAAGATttgcatggaaagtaaaaggGTCTTTTGGAGATGAACATGTTTTATCAAGGGGAGGGCCAGTTGATCAAAAAGAGCTAGCTGTGGAGCTTGCTCCCATGGAGATCCGCACTTTTATCATTTACTTTGATGACAATGACATGCCTAACCTTCTCTCAGATGCATAG
- the LOC107604869 gene encoding probable alpha-mannosidase At5g13980 isoform X2 translates to MCMHDEASTHYIDMIDQTTLGHRFIKEEFGVTPRVGWQIDPFGHSAVQAYLLGAEVGFDSLFFGRIDYQDRAKRKREKSLEVIWQGSKSFGSSSQIFAGAFPENYEPPPGGFYFEVNDVSPVIQDNLDLFDYNVEDRVNDFVTAALSQANITRTNHIMWTMGTDFKYQYAHTWFRQLDKFIHYVNKDGRVNALYSTPSIYTDAKYATNETWPIKTDDYFPYADNANAYWTGYFTSRPAIKRYVRLMSGYYLAARQLEFFSGRMNSGPNTDSLADALAIAQHHDAVTGTEQQHVANDYSKRLAIGYKEAEQLVSSTLACLVESTLPAGCQNPVTMFQQCPLLNISYCPASEVDLSHGKNLVIIVYNSLAWRRNEVIRIPVIDDNVAVHDSNGTEIESQLLPQAEVFEGLRNFYVKAYLGHTPPNTPKYWLAFTVSVPPLGFSTYTVSTAKRTGSTKSSVNTYQSNEKARFEVGQGNLKLTFSTDEETHSNYVNIRSMMDKQVEQKYLYYSGYNGSHQKDPQNSGAYIFRPNGTYFINHERQVPFTVLHGPLLDEVHQQINPWIYQITRLHKEKEHVEVEFIVGPIPIEDGTGKEVATKISTALSSKKTFYTDSNGRDFIKRIRDFRTDWDLEVNQPIAGNYYPINLGIYIKDNKTEFSVLVDRSVGGSSLEDGQIELMVHRRLLLDDSKGVAEALNETDCVADDCRGLTVQGKFYYRIDPLGEGAKWRRTFGQEIYSPLLLAFSEKDDKDDWMNSHVPTFSGMDSSYTLPDNIAMITLQELDDGAVLLRLAHLYEIGEDKDLSVKTSVELKKLFPEKKIKEVKEMSLSANQERTEMEKKRFAWKVKGSFGDEHVLSRGGPVDQKELAVELAPMEIRTFIIYFDDNDMPNLLSDA, encoded by the exons ATGTGTATGCATGATGAAGCATCAACTCATTACATAGACATGATTGATCAGACTACACTTGGACATCGGTTTATTAAAGAGGAGTTTGGTGTGACTCCTAGAGTTGGTTGGCAAATCGATCCCTTTGGACATTCTGCTGTGCAGGCTTACTTATTGGGAGCTGAA GTTGGCtttgactcacttttctttggtCGGATAGATTACCAAGATAGGGCTAAGCGCAAAAGGGAGAAGAGTCTTGAGGTCATATGGCAGGGTAGTAAGAGCTTTGGCTCATCATCCCAG ATCTTCGCAGGTGCTTTCCCTGAGAATTATGAGCCACCACCTGGTGGATTTTACTTTGAAGTTAATGATGTTTCAccagtaattcaa GATAATCTGGATTTGTTTGACTACAATGTTGAAGATCGAGTGAATGACTTTGTTACTGCTGCATTGTCACAG GCAAACATAACTCGAACAAATCATATAATGTGGACGATGGGAACTGATTTTAAGTATCAATATGCACATACATGGTTCCGACAGCTTGACAAGTTTATTCATTATGTCAACAAG GATGGACGTGTCAATGCTTTGTACTCTACACCATCCATATATACGGATGCAAAATATGCTACAAATGAGACGTGGCCAATCAAGACTGATGATTACTTCCC ttatgcaGATAATGCAAATGCTTACTGGACTGGATACTTTACCAGTAGGCCAGCTATCAAGCGCTATGTCAGATTAATGAGTGGCTATTATTTG GCTGCAAGACAACTAGAATTTTTTAGTGGGAGAATGAATTCAGGGCCAAATACAGACTCATTAGCTGATGCTTTGGCAATTGCTCAACATCATGATGCTGTCACTGGCACAGAACAGCAGCATGTGGCAAATGATTATTCGAAACGATTGGCAATAGGCTACAAGGAG GCAGAGCAATTGGTTTCATCAACACTGGCATGCTTGGTTGAGTCAACATTGCCCGCTGGATGTCAGAACCCAGTTACAATGTTTCAACAA TGTCCACTTTTGAATATAAGTTATTGTCCTGCATCAGAAGTTGATCTCAGTCATGGAAAGAATTTG GTTATTATTGTTTACAACTCTCTTGCTTGGAGGAGGAACGAAGTGATTCGAATTCCT GTTATTGATGACAATGTTGCGGTTCATGACTCTAATGGCACAGAAATAGAATCTCAACTTCTTCCTCAAGCTGAGGTCTTTGAAGGCTTAAGAAACTTTTATGTCAAGGCATATTTGGGACACACTCCACCCAACACACCCAAATATTGGCTTGCGTTCACAGTTTCAGTACCTCCACTTGGTTTTAGCACATACACTGTCTCAACTGCCAAAAGAACAG GTTCAACCAAATCATCAGTAAATACATATCAAAGTAATGAAAAGGCGAGGTTTGAAGTTGGTCAAGGGAACTTGAAACTTACATTCTCTACAGATGAAGAAACACACAGCAATTATGTTAATATAAGAAGCATG ATGGACAAACAAGTTGAACAGAAGTACCTTTACTACTCAGGATATAATGGAAGTCATCAAAAGGATCCACAG AATTCTGGGGCATATATTTTTCGTCCAAATGGCACATATTTCATCAACCATGAAAGACAG GTTCCTTTTACTGTTTTGCATGGACCATTGCTTGATGAAGTGCATCAACAAATCAACCCATGGATATATCAG ATTACCAGGCTACACAAAGAAAAGGAGCATGTTGAAGTAGAGTTTATT GTTGGCCCTATACCTATTGAAGATGGAACTGGTAAAGAAGTTGCCACTAAGATTTCAACTGCTTTAAGCAGCAAGAAAACATTTTACACAGATTCTAATGGTCGCGATTTTATCAAAAGG ATACGTGACTTCAGAACAGACTGGGATCTGGAAGTGAACCAGCCCATTGCAGGAAATTATTACCCT ATTAATCTAGGGATATATATAAAAGATAATAAGACAGAATTCTCAGTTTTGGTGGATAGATCTGTTGGAGGATCTAGCCTAGAAGATGGACAAATAGAACTGATGGTCCACAG GCGATTGCTACTTGATGATTCAAAAGGCGTTGCAGAGGCTCTAAATGAAACAGACTGCGTCGCTGATGATTGCAGGGGCCTAACT GTCCAAGGTAAATTTTACTACAGGATAGATCCCTTGGGTGAGGGTGCAAAGTGGCGCCGAACTTTTGGTCAGGAGATATATTCTCCTCTTCTATTAGCTTTCTCTGAAAAG GATGATAAAGATGATTGGATGAATTCCCATGTGCCAACATTTTCAGGAATGGATTCTTCATATACATTGCCTGATAACATTGCAATGATAACATTACAG GAACTTGATGATGGGGCAGTTTTGCTTCGGTTAGCACATCTATATGAG ATTGGAGAAGATAAGGATCTCTCTGTAAAGACAAGTGTAGAGCTGAAAAAACTCTTCCCTGAAAAGAAG ATCAAAGAGGTGAAAGAGATGAGCTTGTCAGCCAATCAAGAAAGGACAGAAATGGAGAAGAAAAGATttgcatggaaagtaaaaggGTCTTTTGGAGATGAACATGTTTTATCAAGGGGAGGGCCAGTTGATCAAAAAGAGCTAGCTGTGGAGCTTGCTCCCATGGAGATCCGCACTTTTATCATTTACTTTGATGACAATGACATGCCTAACCTTCTCTCAGATGCATAG